In Mariluticola halotolerans, one DNA window encodes the following:
- the purU gene encoding formyltetrahydrofolate deformylase, with product MATHTFVLTLSCADRPGIVAAVTTELAALGANIAESNQFWDKQTNHFFMRIAFTTPEEMTSAALEKALKPVSDRFDMRTRIVDQAQKPKMLILVSKFDHAMLHLLYQIRAGWLHAEVVGIVSNHEDSRKTAEYEGIPYHYWPVTKDTKAEQEAMIIELARTSGADLVVLARYMQVLSDNMSNLLFGKVINIHHSFLPSFKGAKPYHQAHERGVKIIGATAHYVTPDLDEGPIIEQDTARVTHAMTAEDFVAQGRDIESRVLASAVKAHLEARVMLNGHKTVVFR from the coding sequence ATGGCCACACACACTTTTGTTCTGACCCTGTCGTGTGCGGACCGGCCCGGCATTGTGGCTGCGGTGACGACCGAGCTGGCGGCGCTGGGTGCCAATATTGCCGAGAGCAACCAGTTCTGGGACAAACAGACCAATCATTTTTTCATGCGCATCGCCTTTACCACCCCTGAGGAGATGACAAGCGCGGCGCTGGAAAAGGCATTGAAGCCGGTAAGCGACCGGTTTGACATGCGCACACGCATCGTCGATCAGGCACAGAAGCCGAAAATGCTGATCCTTGTTTCAAAATTCGACCATGCCATGCTGCATTTGCTGTACCAGATCCGCGCGGGCTGGCTGCATGCCGAGGTTGTGGGGATTGTCTCCAATCACGAGGACAGCCGCAAGACCGCCGAATATGAAGGCATCCCCTATCACTACTGGCCGGTGACCAAGGACACCAAGGCCGAACAGGAAGCCATGATCATCGAGCTGGCGCGCACAAGCGGCGCCGACCTGGTGGTGCTGGCGCGCTATATGCAGGTGCTATCGGACAATATGTCGAACCTGCTGTTCGGCAAGGTGATCAATATTCATCACTCGTTTCTGCCATCCTTCAAAGGGGCCAAGCCCTATCATCAGGCGCATGAGCGCGGGGTGAAGATTATCGGGGCGACGGCGCATTATGTGACGCCTGATCTGGATGAAGGCCCGATTATCGAGCAGGACACAGCGCGGGTGACCCATGCGATGACTGCCGAGGATTTTGTGGCGCAGGGGCGTGATATTGAAAGCCGTGTGCTGGCCAGCGCGGTGAAAGCGCACCTGGAAGCCCGGGTGATGCTGAACGGGCACAAGACGGTGGTTTTCCGCTAG
- the iolE gene encoding myo-inosose-2 dehydratase encodes MIRIGTNPIGWSNDDMLEVGGHIPLKQCLGEARTAGFVGMELGNKFPRVADQLRPILDAHGHVLVSGWYSCELLERDVDAEMQAVAAHATLLRAMDCKVIIVCETSNTIQGQKDTPLSARPVLEKSRWEQFGARLTAFAERLMAEYGLQLAYHHHMGTVVQSEAEIDRLMAVTGPAFNLLLDTGHISWGGGNPARVARHYKDRIAHVHCKDIREDVMWQSQQEDWSFLDSVLAGVYTVPGDGFIDFVSVFKALPGYDGWVVVEAEQDPDKAEPAFYAKLGYDNLTRFLKEGGLL; translated from the coding sequence CCAACGATGACATGCTGGAAGTGGGTGGGCATATTCCGCTTAAGCAATGCCTTGGGGAGGCCAGAACTGCCGGGTTTGTCGGCATGGAGCTGGGTAACAAATTTCCCCGCGTGGCCGATCAGCTGCGCCCGATACTGGATGCGCATGGCCATGTGCTCGTCTCGGGCTGGTATTCCTGCGAATTGCTGGAACGGGATGTGGACGCTGAAATGCAGGCCGTTGCCGCCCATGCGACATTGCTGAGGGCCATGGACTGCAAGGTGATCATCGTTTGTGAGACCTCCAACACCATTCAGGGGCAGAAGGACACACCGCTTTCTGCCCGCCCCGTGCTGGAAAAATCACGTTGGGAGCAGTTCGGTGCGCGGCTGACTGCGTTCGCTGAGAGGTTGATGGCTGAATACGGGTTGCAGCTTGCCTATCACCACCACATGGGCACAGTCGTTCAGTCAGAAGCCGAGATTGACCGCTTGATGGCCGTCACAGGCCCTGCATTCAACCTGTTGCTGGATACCGGCCATATCAGCTGGGGTGGGGGCAATCCTGCGCGGGTGGCCCGCCATTACAAGGACCGGATCGCCCATGTGCACTGCAAGGACATCCGTGAGGATGTGATGTGGCAAAGCCAGCAAGAGGATTGGTCTTTCCTCGATTCCGTGCTCGCAGGTGTCTATACTGTCCCCGGCGACGGCTTTATCGATTTTGTGTCGGTATTCAAGGCCCTGCCCGGCTATGATGGCTGGGTTGTGGTTGAGGCTGAACAGGATCCGGACAAAGCCGAACCGGCATTCTATGCCAAACTTGGCTATGACAATCTGACCCGATTTCTAAAGGAAGGTGGGCTTTTATAG
- the hisD gene encoding histidinol dehydrogenase, whose protein sequence is MPIRLDSSEPGFDAAFDALLGTKREVSVEVGDTVSAIIADVRARGDAALIELTAKHDGLTLTADTIRFTDAEIEAAAKATAPEVYAALETAHARITAHHEKQKPEDHIYEDALGVTLGTRWTAVEAVGIYVPGGLASYPSSVLMNAVPAKVAGAERIAMVVPTPKGEVNPAVLAAAKIAGVTEIYRVGGAQAVAALAFGTETIAPVAKITGPGNAYVAAAKRQVFGTVGIDMIAGPSEVLVIADSSANPAWVAADLLAQAEHGAGAQSIAMTTDAALADAIEAEVERQLASLPRAELTREGWNEFGAIIIVESLDQAFALSNRMAPEHLELALDEPRQYIEKVRNAGAIFLGHHTPEAIGDYVGGSNHVLPTARAARYASGLGVLDFVKRTSILGCGPSALAELADATVTLAETEDLSAHGRSVSIRLNR, encoded by the coding sequence ATGCCCATCCGCCTCGATAGCTCCGAACCCGGTTTCGACGCCGCCTTTGACGCCCTGCTGGGCACCAAGCGCGAGGTCTCTGTCGAGGTGGGGGATACCGTTTCGGCCATTATCGCCGATGTGCGGGCCCGGGGCGATGCCGCCCTGATCGAGCTGACGGCAAAGCATGACGGGCTGACCCTGACCGCGGATACAATCCGGTTCACCGATGCGGAAATCGAGGCGGCGGCCAAAGCAACCGCGCCGGAAGTTTATGCAGCGCTTGAGACAGCCCATGCCCGCATCACGGCCCATCACGAAAAGCAAAAGCCAGAAGATCACATTTATGAGGATGCGCTCGGCGTGACCCTTGGCACCCGCTGGACGGCGGTTGAGGCCGTGGGCATCTATGTGCCCGGCGGTCTGGCTTCCTACCCCTCCTCGGTGCTTATGAACGCCGTACCGGCCAAGGTCGCCGGTGCCGAGCGGATCGCCATGGTCGTGCCCACCCCAAAGGGTGAGGTCAATCCAGCCGTGCTGGCCGCCGCAAAGATTGCCGGGGTCACCGAGATTTACCGGGTTGGCGGGGCCCAGGCTGTTGCAGCGCTTGCCTTTGGCACCGAAACAATTGCCCCGGTCGCCAAAATCACAGGGCCGGGTAATGCCTATGTCGCAGCCGCCAAACGGCAGGTTTTCGGCACGGTCGGCATCGATATGATCGCCGGCCCCTCCGAGGTGCTGGTGATTGCCGATAGTTCTGCCAACCCGGCCTGGGTTGCTGCCGATCTTTTGGCTCAGGCCGAACATGGCGCAGGCGCGCAATCCATTGCCATGACCACCGATGCGGCGCTGGCCGACGCCATCGAAGCTGAGGTCGAGCGCCAGCTGGCCAGCTTGCCGCGCGCTGAGTTGACCCGCGAAGGCTGGAACGAGTTCGGCGCGATCATTATTGTGGAATCGCTCGATCAGGCCTTCGCCCTGTCCAATCGCATGGCCCCCGAACATCTCGAACTGGCGCTTGATGAACCGCGTCAATATATCGAAAAAGTCCGCAATGCCGGGGCCATTTTCCTTGGCCACCACACGCCCGAAGCGATTGGCGATTATGTCGGCGGTTCCAACCACGTCCTGCCCACCGCCCGCGCCGCCCGCTATGCCTCTGGCCTTGGGGTGCTCGATTTCGTCAAGCGCACCTCAATTCTGGGATGCGGGCCCTCGGCTCTGGCCGAACTCGCCGATGCCACCGTCACGCTGGCGGAGACAGAAGACCTGTCTGCCCACGGGCGTTCGGTGTCGATTCGGCTCAACCGGTAG
- a CDS encoding FecR family protein — protein MALRIALSVFAVLLLLPGTALADDWTAERLRGRVFQLVQGEWQVLQRGDIVPDDRVLRTTRGGRVKLSRGRETIELGGDTQIQIVDRTGRKFTNVTQYFGQVEIEAEVQNVEHFAVRTPFMAAVVKGTKFIVRSDRTTSKLDVLRGRVAVKSERTRSTTLVSEGQSVSAAADAELVVAGKGELPMIVTANGVAHRPADLAAKAMAGNAKMLAREARRLADIAARAVGKEKKAAEKAAKAAMKKARDAEKQAAQASQEQAKETRKTDSKTQDTAKSVEKAADKSGQAIEQAAGNAGMEAGKSAEKAEEAQEKATKEVEQAVDKGEKAAGKSGK, from the coding sequence ATGGCCTTACGAATTGCGTTATCGGTATTTGCGGTATTGTTGTTGCTGCCAGGCACCGCACTGGCGGATGACTGGACCGCCGAAAGGCTTAGGGGCCGGGTATTTCAGTTAGTGCAGGGCGAATGGCAGGTTCTGCAGCGTGGCGACATCGTCCCGGATGACCGGGTACTGCGCACCACGCGCGGCGGCCGCGTCAAGCTGAGCCGGGGGCGCGAAACCATCGAACTGGGCGGCGACACCCAGATACAGATCGTCGATCGGACCGGTCGCAAGTTCACCAATGTCACCCAGTATTTCGGCCAGGTCGAAATCGAGGCTGAGGTGCAAAATGTCGAGCATTTTGCCGTTCGGACCCCCTTTATGGCGGCGGTGGTCAAAGGCACCAAATTCATTGTCCGGTCGGACAGAACCACCAGCAAGCTGGACGTTCTGCGCGGCCGTGTAGCGGTAAAAAGCGAGCGCACCCGCTCAACCACCCTTGTTTCCGAAGGGCAGTCGGTCAGCGCCGCGGCAGATGCTGAACTCGTTGTGGCCGGCAAGGGCGAATTGCCCATGATTGTCACCGCCAATGGCGTGGCGCACCGCCCCGCTGATCTGGCGGCCAAGGCCATGGCCGGCAACGCAAAAATGCTGGCCAGGGAGGCCCGGCGGCTCGCCGATATCGCCGCCAGGGCGGTGGGTAAGGAAAAAAAGGCCGCCGAAAAGGCAGCCAAAGCCGCGATGAAAAAAGCCCGGGACGCGGAAAAGCAGGCCGCCCAGGCCAGCCAGGAGCAGGCTAAAGAAACCCGAAAGACCGACAGCAAGACCCAGGACACCGCAAAGAGCGTAGAAAAAGCGGCTGACAAATCCGGACAAGCCATCGAACAGGCAGCCGGGAATGCTGGAATGGAAGCCGGCAAATCTGCTGAAAAGGCGGAGGAGGCCCAGGAAAAAGCAACAAAGGAAGTCGAACAGGCGGTCGACAAGGGCGAAAAGGCAGCCGGAAAATCCGGCAAGTAG
- the yacG gene encoding DNA gyrase inhibitor YacG → MSDDNKIVHLRPVRPCPICDQPSVQSFHPFCSGRCADIDLNRWLTGAYVIPARDDEEEDGDDGYEDVE, encoded by the coding sequence GTGTCTGACGATAACAAGATTGTCCATCTGCGCCCGGTGCGCCCGTGCCCGATCTGCGACCAGCCCTCGGTGCAGTCCTTCCATCCGTTCTGCTCGGGCCGCTGTGCCGATATCGACCTCAACCGCTGGCTGACCGGCGCCTATGTCATCCCGGCGCGGGATGATGAAGAGGAAGATGGCGATGACGGCTATGAGGACGTGGAATAG
- the iolG gene encoding inositol 2-dehydrogenase has product MSVRFGLLGAGRIGKVHAKAIGGNPDATLVAVADAVAAAAGDIAKTYDCAMRTIEEIETASDIDAVVICTPTDTHADLIERFARAGKAVFCEKPIDLDVARVRACMQVVNETGGTLMVGFNRRFDPHFMAVRSAIDAGRVGDVEMVQITSRDPGAPPVDYIKRSGGIFRDMTIHDFDMARYLLGEEPVTVAATASVLVDPAIGEAGDYDSATVTLTTASGRHCLISNSRRATYGYDQRIEVHGSKGMVAAENQREVDIEIANADGFTRPPLLDFFMTRYTVAYANEIAAFIANIKAGTKASPSGADGLAALILADAALQSIAEGRTIRLD; this is encoded by the coding sequence ATGAGCGTTCGTTTCGGCCTTTTGGGCGCAGGTCGCATCGGCAAGGTCCACGCCAAAGCCATTGGCGGCAATCCGGACGCAACCCTGGTCGCTGTCGCCGACGCAGTTGCCGCCGCCGCCGGCGATATCGCCAAAACCTATGATTGCGCCATGCGCACGATTGAAGAGATTGAAACCGCCAGCGACATCGATGCGGTCGTCATTTGCACGCCCACCGACACCCATGCAGACCTGATCGAGCGTTTTGCCCGCGCCGGCAAGGCCGTCTTTTGCGAAAAGCCCATCGATCTCGATGTGGCGCGGGTCAGGGCCTGCATGCAGGTGGTCAACGAAACCGGGGGCACATTGATGGTAGGGTTCAATCGCCGCTTCGATCCCCATTTCATGGCCGTGCGCAGCGCCATTGACGCGGGCCGGGTGGGAGATGTCGAGATGGTGCAGATCACCTCGCGTGATCCCGGTGCGCCGCCGGTGGATTATATCAAGCGCTCCGGCGGCATTTTCCGCGACATGACCATTCATGATTTCGATATGGCCCGCTACCTGCTTGGCGAGGAGCCGGTCACCGTCGCCGCCACCGCCTCCGTTCTCGTGGACCCGGCCATCGGCGAGGCGGGCGACTATGACAGCGCCACGGTCACCCTCACCACGGCCTCGGGCCGCCATTGCCTCATTTCCAATTCCCGCCGTGCCACCTATGGCTATGATCAGCGCATCGAGGTGCACGGCTCAAAGGGCATGGTTGCCGCCGAAAACCAGCGCGAGGTCGATATCGAGATCGCCAATGCCGACGGCTTCACCCGGCCGCCGCTGCTCGATTTCTTCATGACCCGCTACACAGTAGCCTATGCCAACGAAATCGCCGCCTTCATCGCCAATATCAAGGCGGGGACAAAAGCGTCCCCAAGCGGTGCCGATGGGCTCGCAGCGCTCATTCTCGCAGACGCGGCCCTTCAGTCCATTGCCGAGGGGCGCACCATTCGTCTCGACTGA
- a CDS encoding ArsR/SmtB family transcription factor has product METDKAIAMLAALAQPTRLETFRLLVKHEPEGVPAGELARMLHVPQNTMSAHLASLSRVGLIEGERQSRSILYRARLGAFRDLTLFLLKDCCGGNAELCAPLIAELTPCCTGAAGAETLDDRAL; this is encoded by the coding sequence ATGGAAACTGATAAAGCCATTGCGATGCTGGCTGCGCTCGCCCAACCGACACGGCTGGAGACTTTTCGCTTGCTGGTGAAACACGAGCCGGAGGGGGTGCCCGCTGGCGAACTCGCCCGGATGCTGCATGTGCCGCAAAACACAATGTCGGCGCATCTGGCAAGCCTGTCGCGCGTTGGGCTGATTGAGGGGGAGCGGCAGAGCCGGTCGATCCTTTATCGCGCCCGGCTTGGGGCGTTTCGTGACCTGACCCTGTTTCTGCTCAAGGATTGCTGCGGCGGCAATGCCGAATTATGCGCGCCGCTGATTGCCGAACTTACCCCGTGCTGCACCGGCGCGGCGGGCGCTGAAACGCTTGATGATAGAGCTTTATAA
- a CDS encoding LacI family DNA-binding transcriptional regulator, whose protein sequence is MARRPTIADLAVEAGVSVATVDRVLNGRHRVREETARRVYEAANAIGYHATSLIRQRLQKDLPEYRLGFVLQKPSQFFYQSFAREIEAAVNEAPGIRGSALIDYAPSQTPTDTVAKLYEVAARCQAVAMAGPDHPTLTAAIQDLRERNIPVFSVFSDFASGVREGYVGTNNRMVGRTAAWLIAKTAKRPGKVAVFVGSHRFHGHEMREIGFRAYFREHAPQFQVLDTLVNLETRQITHEATIDLLQRHPDLSGLYIAGGGMEGAIAALREEGKAGKIIAVVNEKTPESTAGLVEEVLTAVISTPLQPLSRDLVARMVRSIETGAADAPGQTFIPFEICISENV, encoded by the coding sequence ATGGCGCGGCGTCCAACAATTGCCGATCTGGCGGTCGAGGCGGGGGTGAGTGTGGCCACGGTGGACCGGGTACTCAACGGGCGGCATCGCGTGCGCGAGGAAACCGCACGCCGGGTTTACGAGGCGGCCAATGCCATCGGCTATCACGCCACCAGTCTCATTCGTCAGCGCCTGCAAAAAGACCTGCCCGAATACCGTCTCGGCTTCGTGCTGCAAAAGCCCAGCCAGTTCTTTTACCAGTCCTTCGCAAGAGAGATCGAGGCGGCGGTCAACGAGGCCCCCGGCATCCGGGGGTCGGCGCTCATCGACTATGCACCCTCCCAGACCCCCACAGATACGGTAGCCAAGCTTTATGAAGTGGCAGCCCGCTGCCAGGCAGTCGCCATGGCCGGCCCCGATCATCCAACCCTCACGGCTGCCATTCAGGATTTGCGCGAGCGCAATATTCCCGTCTTCTCGGTCTTTTCCGATTTTGCCTCTGGCGTGCGCGAGGGATATGTCGGCACCAATAACCGCATGGTGGGGCGCACGGCGGCCTGGCTCATTGCCAAAACAGCCAAACGCCCGGGCAAGGTCGCCGTCTTTGTCGGCAGTCACCGTTTTCACGGGCACGAAATGCGCGAGATTGGTTTTCGCGCCTATTTTCGCGAACATGCGCCGCAATTTCAGGTGCTCGATACGCTCGTTAATCTCGAGACGCGCCAGATCACCCATGAAGCCACGATCGACTTGTTGCAGCGGCACCCCGATCTGTCGGGGCTCTATATTGCCGGCGGCGGCATGGAAGGGGCAATCGCGGCGCTGCGGGAAGAAGGCAAGGCGGGCAAGATTATTGCCGTGGTCAATGAAAAAACCCCGGAATCGACTGCCGGGCTGGTGGAAGAGGTGCTCACGGCCGTCATTTCGACCCCACTCCAGCCCCTGTCACGCGATCTGGTGGCCCGCATGGTGCGCAGCATTGAAACCGGTGCCGCCGATGCCCCCGGACAAACCTTCATCCCCTTCGAGATATGCATTTCCGAGAATGTTTAG
- a CDS encoding SDR family NAD(P)-dependent oxidoreductase produces MLDDLKGKRALVTGSSTGIGAALALELGRLGVAVAVHGNRSLEAAERIVTEIKDNGGKAVLVSGDVSDPKAAAQIVADAVAVAGLGGLDILVNNAGGIVERVTNAGFDDGIYDQVYDLNVRSVMNVTKAAHPHLKQAGGGSIINTGSIAGRFGGFGGSVVYASAKAAVHSISRNAAREFAPDNIRVNTVAPGVIETPFHASTPKATLDGAKASIPLGRLGTAEECVGAYVFLASDQMSGYITGQIIDVNGGQLMP; encoded by the coding sequence ATGCTTGATGATCTCAAAGGCAAGCGCGCATTGGTTACCGGCTCGTCCACAGGGATCGGCGCGGCGCTGGCGCTGGAACTTGGCCGGCTGGGGGTTGCGGTGGCTGTGCATGGCAACCGCTCCCTTGAGGCTGCGGAGCGGATTGTGACGGAAATCAAGGATAATGGCGGCAAGGCCGTGCTGGTCAGCGGTGATGTCAGTGACCCAAAGGCTGCAGCGCAGATTGTTGCGGACGCGGTCGCGGTCGCGGGGCTCGGCGGGCTTGATATTCTGGTCAATAATGCCGGTGGCATTGTTGAGCGGGTGACCAATGCCGGGTTCGATGACGGTATTTATGATCAGGTCTATGATCTCAATGTGCGCTCGGTGATGAATGTCACCAAGGCCGCCCATCCGCATCTGAAACAGGCCGGTGGCGGCTCGATCATCAATACCGGCTCGATTGCCGGGCGGTTTGGTGGTTTTGGCGGCTCGGTGGTTTATGCCTCAGCCAAGGCGGCGGTGCATTCGATCAGCCGCAATGCGGCGCGGGAATTTGCGCCTGACAATATCCGCGTCAACACGGTGGCGCCAGGGGTTATCGAAACCCCGTTCCACGCCAGCACCCCGAAGGCGACACTGGACGGCGCGAAGGCCAGCATTCCGCTGGGGCGGCTGGGCACGGCTGAGGAATGTGTGGGGGCCTATGTGTTTTTGGCCAGCGACCAGATGAGCGGCTATATCACCGGGCAGATCATTGACGTCAATGGCGGGCAGCTGATGCCTTAG
- a CDS encoding Maf-like protein yields MASRPELILASSSPRRLALLNQIGIEPERLLPADIDETPEKGELPRKLAMRLAETKAIAARRKAELAGFADNAVVLAADTVVSVGRRILPKAETMEEASQCLRLLSGRAHRVYTGLCLLNTSGQSRLRLVETRLRFKRLSPREIESYLASAEWRGKAGGYAIQGIAGCFVVKLSGSYHAVMGLPLYDTVALLSGEGYPVHFNWLNQASLSGV; encoded by the coding sequence ATGGCCAGCCGCCCGGAACTGATCCTTGCGTCATCGTCACCACGCCGGCTTGCCCTGCTCAACCAGATTGGTATTGAGCCGGAACGCTTGCTGCCGGCTGACATAGACGAGACGCCGGAAAAGGGTGAATTGCCGCGCAAGCTGGCCATGCGTCTGGCCGAGACCAAGGCCATCGCTGCACGGCGCAAGGCCGAACTGGCGGGCTTTGCCGATAACGCTGTGGTGCTCGCCGCCGATACGGTCGTCTCCGTGGGGCGGCGCATTCTGCCCAAGGCCGAAACCATGGAAGAAGCCTCGCAGTGCTTGCGCTTGCTCTCCGGGCGTGCGCATCGGGTTTATACCGGCCTTTGCCTTTTGAACACCTCGGGCCAGTCCCGGCTGCGGCTGGTGGAAACCCGGCTGCGTTTCAAGCGCTTGTCCCCGCGCGAGATCGAATCCTATCTCGCCAGTGCCGAATGGCGCGGCAAGGCGGGCGGTTATGCCATTCAGGGCATTGCGGGCTGTTTTGTCGTCAAGCTTTCCGGCTCCTATCACGCCGTCATGGGCCTGCCGCTATATGACACCGTGGCGCTTTTGTCGGGAGAGGGTTACCCGGTGCATTTCAACTGGTTGAACCAGGCGAGTCTCTCCGGTGTCTGA
- the infA gene encoding translation initiation factor IF-1: MAKEEVLEFPGVIMELLPNATFRVKLENEHEIIAHTAGRMRKNRIRVLAGDKVLVEMTPYDLTKGRITYRFK; this comes from the coding sequence ATGGCTAAAGAAGAAGTGCTCGAGTTTCCGGGCGTCATCATGGAATTGCTGCCCAACGCAACATTCCGCGTCAAACTCGAGAATGAACACGAGATTATCGCCCACACTGCTGGCCGGATGCGCAAGAATCGCATTCGCGTTCTGGCAGGTGACAAGGTTCTGGTCGAAATGACCCCCTATGATCTGACCAAGGGGCGCATCACCTATCGCTTCAAGTAA
- the arsB gene encoding ACR3 family arsenite efflux transporter, whose product MSVFERYLTIWVALCIAAGVALGHFVPGVFQGLGGLEYANVNIPMAALIWLMIIPMLVRIDFASLRHVTGHWRGIGVTLFINWAVKPFSMALLGWLFIGMLFRPLLPETQIDSYIAGLIILAAAPCTAMVFVWSNLTRGEPHFTLSQVALNDAIMIVAFAPIVALLLGLSAITVPWATLVLSVGLYIIVPVIAAQVLRRYLLARGGVAAMNKALGVLQPVSMIALLVTLVMLFGFQGEQIIAQPMVIGLLAVPILIQVYFNSGLAYILNRMTGEQHCVAGPSALIGASNFFELAVAAAISLFGFNSGAALATVVGVLVEVPVMLSVVWIVNNTKDWYERGAAFKGQKAAD is encoded by the coding sequence ATGTCCGTATTTGAACGCTATCTGACAATCTGGGTTGCACTTTGCATCGCGGCGGGGGTGGCGCTTGGCCATTTCGTGCCCGGGGTATTTCAAGGTCTTGGCGGGCTGGAATATGCGAATGTCAATATTCCGATGGCGGCGCTGATCTGGCTGATGATCATTCCCATGCTGGTGCGGATCGACTTTGCCAGCCTGCGGCATGTGACCGGCCACTGGCGCGGCATCGGGGTGACGCTTTTCATCAACTGGGCCGTCAAACCGTTCTCAATGGCGCTTTTGGGCTGGCTGTTCATCGGCATGCTGTTCCGGCCCTTGCTGCCCGAGACACAGATCGATTCCTATATTGCGGGCCTCATTATTCTTGCGGCGGCCCCCTGCACAGCCATGGTGTTTGTCTGGTCGAACCTGACCAGGGGCGAGCCGCATTTCACCCTGTCCCAGGTCGCGCTGAACGATGCGATCATGATTGTGGCCTTCGCCCCTATTGTGGCGCTGTTGCTTGGGCTTTCCGCCATCACGGTGCCCTGGGCGACGCTGGTTTTGTCGGTTGGGCTCTATATTATCGTGCCGGTGATTGCCGCGCAGGTTTTGCGGCGTTATCTGCTGGCGCGGGGCGGCGTGGCGGCGATGAACAAGGCGCTTGGCGTGTTGCAGCCGGTTTCAATGATTGCGCTTTTGGTGACGCTGGTGATGCTGTTCGGTTTTCAGGGCGAGCAGATCATTGCGCAACCCATGGTGATCGGGCTTTTGGCGGTGCCGATCCTGATCCAGGTCTATTTCAACTCCGGCCTTGCCTATATTCTCAACCGGATGACGGGCGAGCAGCATTGCGTTGCCGGGCCTTCGGCGCTGATCGGGGCTTCGAATTTTTTCGAACTGGCGGTCGCGGCAGCCATCAGCCTTTTCGGCTTCAATTCCGGCGCGGCACTGGCAACCGTTGTGGGGGTGCTGGTGGAAGTGCCGGTGATGCTTTCGGTGGTGTGGATCGTCAATAATACCAAGGACTGGTATGAGCGCGGCGCGGCCTTTAAAGGCCAGAAGGCTGCGGACTGA
- the iolB gene encoding 5-deoxy-glucuronate isomerase, which translates to MSKLLNKPLGDHGRIHHVTPENAGWGYVGFDLHRMVPGDTASGLSDDKEICLVFVTGKGHVTAGGKPLGLLGERMSPFEGKPHSVYIPAGTDWHVKADTDCELAVCSAPGKPGSHPVRVIGPENVGQEVRGKGSNVRHVTNILPETEPADSLLVVEVITPAGNTSSYPPHKHDQDDLPQESYLEETYYHRLNPPQGFGFQRVYTDDRSLDEAMAFENGDVVKVPKGYHPVATCHGYDSYYLNVMAGPVRIWKFHNAPEHEWLIKA; encoded by the coding sequence ATGTCAAAGCTCCTGAACAAACCCCTCGGCGACCACGGCCGTATCCACCATGTCACGCCTGAGAATGCGGGATGGGGCTATGTGGGGTTCGATCTGCACCGGATGGTGCCGGGCGATACCGCTTCGGGTTTGAGCGATGACAAGGAAATCTGCCTCGTTTTTGTGACCGGCAAGGGCCACGTCACTGCAGGCGGTAAGCCCTTGGGATTGCTGGGTGAACGCATGTCACCCTTCGAGGGCAAACCGCACTCTGTCTATATCCCGGCGGGCACGGACTGGCATGTGAAGGCCGATACAGATTGTGAGCTTGCTGTGTGCTCTGCGCCGGGCAAGCCGGGATCGCATCCGGTGCGGGTGATCGGGCCGGAAAATGTGGGGCAGGAGGTGCGGGGGAAAGGGTCTAATGTGCGGCATGTGACCAATATCCTGCCGGAGACCGAACCGGCGGATTCGTTGCTGGTGGTGGAAGTTATCACCCCGGCGGGCAATACATCCTCCTATCCGCCGCACAAGCATGACCAGGATGACCTGCCGCAGGAAAGCTATCTGGAAGAGACCTATTACCACCGGCTCAACCCGCCGCAAGGCTTTGGTTTTCAACGCGTTTACACCGATGACCGGTCGCTGGACGAGGCGATGGCATTTGAGAATGGCGACGTGGTGAAGGTGCCCAAAGGCTATCATCCGGTGGCCACCTGTCATGGTTATGACAGCTATTATCTCAACGTGATGGCGGGGCCTGTCAGAATTTGGAAGTTCCACAATGCGCCGGAACATGAATGGCTTATCAAAGCCTGA